In Oscillatoria acuminata PCC 6304, a single window of DNA contains:
- a CDS encoding NCS2 family permease gives MNPDDRPNPIPPQGNPGFRVAVARFFKFQEHQTNFRTEIIAGVTTFMTMAYILAVNPGILSNAIFLENSGDLFGELVIATALSSAIATLVMAVTANYPFALAPGMGLNAFFAFSVVIGLGIEWRVALGAIFIEGILFILLTLSQVRNKIIQGIPECLKQATAAGIGFFLAYIALSGDPATGGAGIIVANPVTITGLGNFQEPATLMAIAGIVITSAAVARRITGALLWGILATAILGWILGIAPSPQGIVAFPEFPTHLFGQAIGGLAGIRASNLWDFIAVTFVFLFVDLFDTIGTLAGVGVQGGYIRENGELPRATEALMADAIGTTAGAILGTSTVTTYIESAAGVAEGGRTGFTGVTIALCFVLSIFFIPLLQAVPGFATAPALVMVGVLMAGNVRRIRWDDPAESIPSFLTILVMPLSFSIAEGLAVGAIAYPLIKTFQGKARDTDLTQWILAGIFVLRFVYMAVTP, from the coding sequence ATGAATCCAGACGATCGCCCCAATCCAATTCCCCCCCAGGGAAATCCGGGTTTCCGCGTTGCTGTTGCCCGATTTTTCAAGTTTCAGGAACATCAGACGAACTTTCGCACGGAAATCATTGCTGGGGTCACGACGTTTATGACGATGGCTTATATATTAGCCGTGAATCCAGGGATTTTATCTAATGCGATATTTTTAGAGAATTCTGGGGATTTATTTGGGGAGTTAGTCATTGCTACGGCACTCTCTTCGGCGATCGCCACGTTAGTGATGGCAGTGACAGCAAATTATCCTTTTGCTCTCGCACCGGGGATGGGATTGAATGCTTTTTTTGCCTTTTCTGTTGTCATTGGATTAGGCATTGAGTGGCGGGTTGCTCTAGGTGCGATTTTTATTGAAGGAATTTTATTTATTCTCCTTACTCTCTCTCAGGTGCGAAACAAAATTATTCAAGGGATTCCAGAATGCCTGAAGCAAGCAACTGCTGCGGGCATTGGCTTCTTTTTAGCCTATATTGCCCTGTCTGGAGATCCGGCAACGGGAGGGGCGGGAATTATTGTGGCGAACCCGGTGACGATTACGGGGTTGGGAAATTTTCAGGAACCCGCAACGTTAATGGCGATCGCCGGAATTGTGATTACCAGTGCAGCAGTGGCGCGGCGGATTACTGGGGCGCTGTTGTGGGGGATTCTGGCAACGGCTATCCTGGGTTGGATTTTGGGAATTGCCCCGTCTCCCCAGGGAATTGTCGCGTTTCCTGAGTTTCCCACACATTTGTTCGGACAGGCGATCGGGGGTTTGGCAGGGATTCGGGCGAGCAATCTCTGGGATTTTATTGCGGTTACTTTTGTTTTTTTGTTTGTGGATTTGTTTGATACAATTGGTACATTGGCGGGGGTGGGTGTCCAGGGGGGATATATTCGGGAAAATGGAGAACTGCCTCGGGCGACGGAAGCGTTGATGGCGGATGCGATCGGCACGACGGCGGGGGCGATCCTGGGAACTTCTACGGTGACAACCTATATTGAGTCGGCAGCAGGGGTGGCAGAAGGGGGTCGCACAGGGTTTACTGGGGTGACTATTGCGTTGTGCTTTGTTTTATCTATTTTTTTTATACCTTTGTTACAGGCGGTTCCGGGGTTTGCCACGGCTCCAGCTTTAGTGATGGTGGGGGTGTTGATGGCGGGAAATGTGAGGCGGATTCGGTGGGATGACCCGGCGGAGTCGATTCCTTCGTTTTTGACGATTTTGGTGATGCCGTTGAGCTTTTCGATCGCGGAAGGATTAGCAGTGGGGGCGATCGCCTATCCCTTGATCAAGACGTTTCAAGGAAAAGCCCGAGACACTGATCTCACTCAATGGATTTTAGCTGGTATTTTTGTCTTGCGGTTTGTTTATATGGCAGTGACTCCCTAG
- a CDS encoding DUF2382 domain-containing protein, producing MALVKIHDFYPNYRDEIFGGTDIKGMDIYAGTTDEKVGTVYDILLDDTGRFRYLVVDTGFWIFGKKVLLPIGSARIDYDAGRIYAIGLVDKNQAEQLPEYDELQPIDYEYEERVRDVYRDRTAVTDTAAATPAASTTATRNRDTYHYDQEPHLYDRNDTDHRNLKLYEERLIANKDRYKAGEVAVGKQVETEVARAAVPVEKERVVIERTSAGMSDAQAVAPGTANFQEGEVARAEVYEETADIHKEAFVRENVEIHKEVERDMVEGQETLRREELKVDTDGKPVVERRPRK from the coding sequence ATGGCTTTAGTGAAAATTCACGATTTTTATCCCAACTATCGAGACGAAATTTTTGGCGGCACAGATATCAAAGGAATGGATATCTATGCCGGTACAACCGATGAGAAAGTCGGAACGGTTTACGATATTCTGTTAGATGACACGGGCCGTTTCCGTTATCTGGTGGTTGATACCGGATTCTGGATATTCGGGAAAAAAGTGCTGCTTCCCATCGGGTCGGCTCGGATTGATTACGATGCTGGACGAATTTATGCGATCGGCTTAGTGGACAAAAATCAAGCCGAACAGTTGCCCGAATATGACGAACTGCAACCGATCGATTACGAGTATGAAGAGCGTGTACGTGATGTCTACCGCGATCGCACTGCGGTAACCGACACAGCAGCAGCGACTCCGGCAGCATCCACGACTGCTACCCGCAATCGCGATACCTACCACTACGATCAAGAGCCTCATCTTTACGATCGCAACGATACCGACCACCGCAATCTCAAACTGTATGAAGAACGCTTGATTGCCAACAAAGACCGTTACAAAGCCGGAGAAGTTGCTGTCGGTAAACAGGTAGAAACCGAAGTCGCTCGCGCTGCGGTTCCCGTAGAGAAAGAGCGCGTGGTGATTGAACGCACCAGTGCTGGCATGAGCGACGCCCAGGCTGTGGCTCCCGGAACTGCCAATTTCCAAGAAGGCGAAGTGGCACGAGCCGAAGTCTACGAAGAGACCGCTGACATCCATAAAGAAGCCTTTGTCCGCGAAAATGTCGAAATCCATAAGGAAGTCGAACGCGACATGGTAGAAGGCCAAGAAACCCTTCGTCGGGAAGAATTAAAAGTGGATACCGACGGTAAACCTGTGGTGGAACGACGCCCCCGTAAGTAA
- a CDS encoding transposase: MNTPNANYDQTWKEALEDYLEPFMAFFFPEVHNLIDWSRGYESLDKELQQITPTATSGEREADKLFKVWQKNGEEAYILIHIEVQSQEESVFPERMYIYHYRSFDIHKKVISLAILGDDRPSWRPNSYSYELGGSSVSFKFPIAKLLDYESQWETLKTSLNPLAFLVMAHLKTQASTGKAEEREQYKWELVQNLSERGYSEKDIIKLFRLLDWMMTLPESLQQSFDTKLKNYQEEQKMPILSNMERRALETGFQKGIQTARREMILEVLNARFNPVPAEVIDRINQISDYETLQQLLTRGISIGSLAEFEEVLASIMTDN, encoded by the coding sequence GTGAATACCCCTAACGCCAACTATGACCAAACTTGGAAAGAAGCCTTAGAAGACTATCTCGAACCCTTCATGGCCTTCTTTTTCCCAGAAGTTCATAATCTCATCGATTGGAGCCGAGGATACGAATCCCTAGACAAAGAACTGCAACAAATTACCCCCACCGCCACCAGTGGAGAAAGAGAAGCGGATAAACTCTTCAAAGTCTGGCAAAAAAACGGAGAAGAAGCCTATATCTTGATTCATATCGAAGTCCAGAGTCAAGAAGAGTCAGTTTTTCCCGAACGGATGTACATCTACCATTATCGGTCCTTTGACATCCACAAAAAAGTGATTAGCCTAGCCATCCTAGGAGACGATCGCCCGTCATGGCGGCCCAACTCCTACAGCTATGAACTCGGAGGCAGTTCCGTCAGCTTTAAATTTCCCATCGCCAAACTCCTGGACTATGAAAGCCAATGGGAGACCCTTAAAACCAGTCTCAATCCCTTAGCCTTTTTAGTCATGGCCCATTTAAAAACCCAAGCCAGCACAGGAAAAGCCGAAGAACGGGAACAGTATAAATGGGAGTTAGTACAGAACCTCTCCGAACGAGGTTATAGTGAAAAGGACATCATCAAGCTATTTCGATTACTAGACTGGATGATGACCTTGCCCGAAAGCCTGCAACAAAGTTTTGACACCAAACTCAAAAACTATCAGGAGGAACAAAAAATGCCGATTCTGAGCAACATGGAACGTCGCGCCCTGGAAACGGGTTTCCAAAAAGGTATCCAAACCGCTCGTCGGGAGATGATTTTGGAAGTCTTGAACGCGCGGTTTAACCCAGTGCCAGCCGAGGTGATTGACCGGATTAATCAAATCTCTGATTATGAGACTTTACAGCAACTGCTCACACGGGGGATTTCTATCGGGTCCCTGGCGGAATTTGAGGAAGTTCTTGCCTCGATAATGACTGACAATTAA
- a CDS encoding ankyrin repeat domain-containing protein, giving the protein MTELIEAIKTGEKSQVEALLQGNADVNQKDADGLTALTAAAESGNLELVQLLLDAGAEAKNADNDGWTALMSASGSGKVEVVEALIAAGADINAQSEFGVTALITAAGNGHEAVVQCLIDCGADIRMKDRNNWTALVWAAEEGHPKIVDVIKQARDRT; this is encoded by the coding sequence ATGACTGAGTTAATCGAGGCGATTAAAACCGGAGAAAAATCTCAGGTGGAGGCGTTACTCCAGGGAAATGCTGACGTGAATCAAAAAGATGCCGATGGATTAACCGCTTTAACCGCTGCTGCGGAGAGTGGTAATCTGGAATTGGTGCAATTATTGCTTGATGCCGGTGCAGAGGCTAAAAATGCCGATAATGATGGTTGGACGGCCTTGATGAGTGCGTCTGGTTCGGGTAAAGTGGAGGTGGTCGAGGCGTTAATTGCTGCGGGTGCAGATATCAATGCCCAAAGTGAGTTTGGGGTGACGGCTTTAATTACGGCAGCCGGAAATGGACATGAAGCCGTGGTACAATGTTTAATCGACTGCGGTGCAGATATTCGGATGAAGGACCGGAATAACTGGACGGCGTTGGTTTGGGCGGCGGAGGAAGGCCATCCTAAGATTGTGGACGTGATTAAACAAGCGCGCGATCGCACCTAA
- a CDS encoding CHAT domain-containing protein, whose product MNELRKIAYIKLIQSLLSCPSGKQVKILSAHPELIDEGLVEMMRVVAEMTGEQGQRNAGWLRNLAGKIETANYSLPRLQTKLAADTLLQQGLQQYQQSQYPRAFQSLQRCLALYQTIGDKARMATAWRVLGDIEQRRGNWDEAERLFRQSLQLSTELGDRCGMATSWGQLGDIEQRRGNWDEAERLFRQSLQLSTELGDRKGIATSWRVLGDIEQRRGNWDEAERLYQQSLELRIELDDRSGMASSWASLGDIQRNWGNWDEAERLYQQSLALRIELDDRSGMASSWASLGDIQRNWGNWDEADHLYRQSLKLSTKLGERSSIANSWGQLGNIEKLRGNWDEAERLFRQSLELSTELGEPFSMANSWGQLGDIQRFRGNWDEAEHLYRQYLEVMTKLGERFGIATSWGVLGNIEKLRGNWDEAERLFRQSLELSTNLGERSRMATAWGELGDIEKLRGNWDEAERLFRQSLELSTNLGDKSGMGDSYNDLAIVHTHFNQIPEAIAAWRKGLAVCPPNRFPLEALELGRSLGNTAFDIEEWETAIEGYEAAIEAVETLCSFTDSYTEKQKRREAEISVYEKLVQACIHAEEIGKALASVERSKSRNLIELLVNANLEPTGNIPEEMRQELDRLRREVTAKQRILESLDNPLNSNLVSDTDFGQRRSESPNFNPTAIETIREQYIAAKQALNALLDRLKAYDPNFTLTQRVEPIQFSEIQGLIDEKTALIEWYLTRDRIYAFVVTGGDGKISHWESTPTQYTDLQQLCQTYLDAYFSNKSQWKTDLDGFLQRLSDILDLPQLIARIPSDYRQLILIPYRDLHLFPLHALAINRATAPHYLCDRFPDGVKYAPSCQFLQVSQRNQKSESQNRFFAIQNPTGDLTYADLEVEAIFPAFHPNASCLTRQQATKLALSQHPYEADFRSAEYLHFAGHGGFNFTNPLDSFLVLAGAVAGGENNSGRDPERFVSWRKGESVELEKCYTLGELFELNLPYCRLVILSACETGLIGVSPDLEEYMSLGLGFLYAGAQNVICSLWAVNDLSTAILMVKLYEELQTQSSVSQALNQAQQWMRSVTKRALIQWLDELSLEKEVKDSLRKNLPRLGLKPPEYRPFEDRHHWAAFCAIGI is encoded by the coding sequence ATGAACGAACTAAGGAAAATCGCCTATATAAAACTGATTCAATCCCTCCTGAGTTGTCCCAGTGGCAAGCAGGTCAAGATATTGAGCGCCCACCCGGAACTCATCGATGAGGGTTTGGTGGAGATGATGCGAGTAGTAGCAGAAATGACGGGAGAACAGGGACAGAGGAATGCAGGCTGGTTGCGGAATTTGGCGGGGAAAATAGAAACTGCTAACTATTCCCTACCTCGACTACAAACTAAACTGGCAGCAGATACTCTGTTACAGCAAGGGCTCCAACAGTATCAACAAAGTCAATATCCCCGAGCTTTTCAATCTTTGCAACGGTGCCTTGCATTGTATCAAACAATCGGGGATAAGGCTCGCATGGCAACCGCTTGGAGAGTCTTGGGAGATATCGAGCAACGTCGGGGCAACTGGGATGAGGCGGAGCGTCTGTTTCGGCAATCTTTGCAATTGAGTACCGAATTGGGCGATCGCTGCGGGATGGCAACCTCTTGGGGACAGTTGGGAGATATCGAGCAACGTCGGGGCAACTGGGATGAGGCGGAGCGTCTGTTTCGGCAATCTTTGCAATTGAGTACCGAATTGGGCGATCGCAAAGGCATCGCAACCTCTTGGAGAGTCTTGGGAGATATCGAGCAACGTCGGGGCAATTGGGATGAGGCGGAGCGTCTGTATCAGCAATCTTTGGAATTGAGAATCGAATTGGACGATCGCTCCGGTATGGCAAGCTCTTGGGCAAGTTTGGGAGATATCCAGCGAAATTGGGGCAACTGGGATGAGGCGGAGCGTCTGTATCAGCAATCTTTGGCATTGAGAATCGAATTGGACGATCGCTCCGGTATGGCAAGCTCTTGGGCAAGTTTGGGAGATATCCAGCGAAATTGGGGCAACTGGGATGAGGCGGATCATCTGTATCGGCAATCTTTGAAATTGAGTACCAAATTGGGCGAGCGCTCCTCTATCGCAAACTCTTGGGGACAGTTGGGAAATATTGAGAAACTTCGGGGCAACTGGGATGAGGCGGAGCGTCTGTTTCGGCAATCTTTGGAATTGAGTACCGAATTGGGCGAGCCCTTCTCTATGGCAAACTCTTGGGGACAGTTGGGAGATATCCAGCGATTTCGGGGCAACTGGGATGAGGCGGAGCATCTGTATCGGCAATATTTAGAAGTGATGACCAAATTGGGCGAGCGCTTCGGTATAGCAACCTCTTGGGGAGTCTTAGGAAATATTGAGAAACTTCGGGGCAACTGGGATGAGGCAGAGCGTCTGTTTCGGCAATCTTTGGAATTGAGTACCAACTTGGGCGAGCGCTCCCGTATGGCAACCGCTTGGGGAGAGTTGGGAGATATCGAGAAACTTCGGGGCAACTGGGATGAGGCGGAGCGTCTGTTTCGGCAATCTTTGGAATTGAGTACCAACTTGGGTGATAAATCTGGTATGGGCGACAGTTACAATGATCTGGCAATTGTCCATACACACTTCAACCAAATTCCCGAAGCGATCGCCGCTTGGAGAAAGGGTTTAGCCGTTTGTCCCCCAAACAGATTCCCCCTAGAAGCCTTAGAACTCGGTCGCAGTTTGGGCAATACTGCTTTTGATATCGAAGAGTGGGAAACCGCCATCGAAGGCTATGAGGCTGCCATTGAAGCGGTAGAAACCCTTTGCAGCTTCACCGACTCTTATACCGAAAAACAAAAACGCCGGGAAGCGGAAATCAGTGTTTATGAGAAACTGGTGCAAGCCTGTATCCATGCGGAAGAAATCGGCAAAGCCTTAGCCAGTGTGGAACGGAGCAAGTCTCGCAATCTCATCGAACTGCTTGTCAATGCCAATCTTGAACCCACAGGTAACATTCCTGAAGAAATGCGCCAGGAACTCGATCGCCTGCGTCGGGAAGTCACTGCCAAACAACGCATCCTGGAAAGTCTTGACAACCCCCTCAACTCCAACCTTGTCTCGGATACGGATTTCGGGCAACGGCGAAGTGAGAGTCCCAATTTCAACCCCACGGCTATTGAAACCATTCGTGAACAATACATCGCAGCGAAACAAGCGTTAAACGCACTGCTCGATCGCCTCAAAGCCTACGACCCCAATTTTACCCTGACCCAGCGCGTTGAACCTATCCAATTTTCAGAGATTCAGGGCTTAATCGACGAGAAAACCGCCCTGATTGAATGGTATCTCACTCGCGATCGCATTTATGCGTTTGTGGTGACGGGAGGAGATGGCAAGATCTCCCACTGGGAATCCACCCCGACACAGTACACCGACTTACAGCAGTTGTGCCAAACCTATCTGGATGCCTATTTCAGCAACAAATCCCAGTGGAAAACCGATCTCGATGGCTTCTTGCAGCGTCTCTCGGATATCCTGGATTTACCCCAACTGATTGCCCGGATTCCCTCGGACTACCGTCAACTGATTTTAATTCCCTATCGCGATTTGCACCTGTTTCCCCTGCACGCTTTAGCCATCAACCGCGCCACCGCACCCCACTATTTATGCGATCGCTTTCCCGATGGCGTCAAATATGCCCCCAGTTGTCAATTTTTGCAAGTCTCCCAGCGCAACCAAAAAAGCGAGAGTCAAAACCGCTTTTTTGCTATCCAAAATCCCACAGGAGATTTAACCTACGCAGACTTAGAAGTTGAGGCAATTTTCCCTGCCTTTCACCCCAATGCAAGCTGTCTCACCCGCCAACAAGCCACCAAACTCGCCCTCAGCCAACATCCTTACGAGGCAGATTTTCGTTCCGCCGAATATCTCCATTTTGCCGGACATGGTGGCTTTAATTTTACCAATCCCCTGGACTCATTTCTCGTGCTTGCCGGTGCAGTCGCCGGGGGAGAAAACAATTCCGGGCGTGATCCCGAGCGATTTGTTTCCTGGCGCAAAGGAGAAAGTGTTGAGTTAGAAAAATGTTACACCCTGGGAGAATTGTTCGAGTTGAATTTACCTTACTGTCGCCTCGTCATTCTCTCCGCCTGCGAAACTGGCTTAATAGGGGTTTCTCCCGATTTAGAAGAATACATGAGTTTGGGGTTAGGTTTCCTCTATGCGGGAGCACAAAATGTGATTTGTAGTCTTTGGGCGGTGAATGATTTATCCACGGCGATTTTAATGGTAAAATTATATGAGGAACTGCAAACCCAGTCCTCGGTTTCTCAGGCATTGAACCAAGCGCAGCAGTGGATGAGAAGTGTCACCAAACGGGCATTAATTCAATGGTTGGATGAGTTATCCTTAGAAAAGGAGGTGAAAGATAGTCTGCGTAAAAATTTACCACGGTTAGGCTTGAAGCCTCCGGAGTATCGACCTTTTGAAGATCGGCACCATTGGGCGGCATTTTGCGCGATTGGGATTTAA
- the trmB gene encoding tRNA (guanosine(46)-N7)-methyltransferase TrmB, translating to MVRVRVRQHVNPLSYAYQTPIVPPTWSQIYTNSAQPLHLDIGCAWGRFLLQMAPIEPEWNFLGVEIREPLVEGALAERDEQQFSNLHFIFCNINHAFAPLLDSLPPGVLHRVSIQFPDPWFKKRHQKRRVVQPELVEKVAKYLVPGGMVFLQSDVHEVAVEMRDRFAEHPSFARQGSEEWLPENPLPVATEREQSTLEKNEPVYRVVFLKTREIPG from the coding sequence TTGGTACGAGTACGAGTCCGACAGCACGTTAATCCCCTCAGTTATGCTTATCAAACCCCAATCGTTCCCCCAACGTGGTCACAAATCTATACCAATTCTGCCCAACCTTTGCATTTAGATATTGGCTGTGCTTGGGGGCGATTTTTATTACAAATGGCTCCAATTGAACCCGAGTGGAATTTTCTGGGAGTGGAGATTCGCGAACCTTTAGTGGAAGGGGCTCTGGCTGAACGGGATGAACAGCAATTTAGCAATTTACATTTTATTTTTTGCAATATAAATCACGCTTTTGCTCCGTTGCTGGATAGTTTACCCCCGGGGGTTTTACATCGGGTTTCTATCCAATTTCCCGACCCTTGGTTTAAAAAGCGCCATCAAAAACGGCGCGTGGTGCAACCGGAATTAGTGGAGAAGGTGGCGAAGTATCTCGTGCCGGGAGGGATGGTTTTTTTGCAATCTGATGTGCATGAGGTGGCGGTAGAAATGCGCGATCGCTTTGCAGAACATCCCAGCTTTGCACGGCAAGGGTCAGAGGAGTGGTTACCGGAAAATCCTCTGCCGGTGGCAACGGAACGAGAACAATCAACCCTAGAGAAAAATGAACCTGTTTATCGAGTAGTCTTTCTCAAAACTAGGGAAATTCCAGGATAA
- a CDS encoding glycosyltransferase family 2 protein — protein sequence MVSKIDYSVVIPIFNEESIIPELWQRLAPVIKELGGYTEVIFVDDGSRDASLSLLTTIAQDSPHVKIIALSRNFGHQCALSAGIDRAEGQAVILMDGDLQDPPEAIFQFVSAWKQGYEVVYAIRKQRKESWLKRLAFKSFYRIHRVLSDIFVPLDAGIFSLMDRQVILTLRQMPERNKYISGLRAYAGFKQVGVIVERGYRYRGKPRVTLWKLFKLTFDSIFAFSTIPLRLATLFGFACATFSFAIGTIALYYKLVLNREFLSWAFGLTTTFFMGGVQLIFLGIIGEYIARIYDEVKQRPYYVIKQQIGFQDEPNFRIDR from the coding sequence ATGGTGTCCAAAATAGATTATTCCGTTGTTATCCCGATTTTCAACGAAGAATCTATTATCCCGGAACTCTGGCAACGCCTCGCCCCCGTCATCAAGGAACTGGGGGGTTATACAGAAGTCATTTTTGTAGATGATGGGAGTCGGGATGCCTCCCTCAGCCTTCTCACAACTATCGCTCAGGACTCTCCTCATGTCAAAATTATCGCCCTGTCCAGAAATTTTGGCCATCAATGTGCTTTGTCAGCGGGTATCGATCGCGCCGAGGGGCAGGCGGTGATTCTCATGGATGGGGATTTGCAAGACCCTCCTGAAGCGATTTTCCAATTCGTGAGTGCCTGGAAACAAGGCTATGAAGTCGTTTATGCCATTCGCAAGCAACGCAAGGAAAGTTGGCTCAAACGTCTGGCATTCAAAAGTTTTTATCGGATCCACCGCGTTTTATCTGACATTTTCGTTCCCTTGGATGCGGGAATTTTTTCTCTGATGGATCGCCAAGTCATTCTCACTTTGCGCCAAATGCCGGAACGTAATAAATATATCAGCGGGTTGCGGGCTTATGCTGGATTTAAGCAAGTTGGGGTGATTGTGGAGCGTGGTTATCGCTATCGCGGTAAACCCAGGGTGACGCTGTGGAAGTTGTTTAAGCTGACGTTTGATAGCATTTTTGCCTTTTCCACAATTCCGCTGCGACTAGCAACGTTGTTCGGCTTTGCCTGCGCTACCTTTTCGTTTGCGATTGGGACGATTGCATTGTATTATAAATTAGTCTTGAATCGAGAGTTTCTCTCCTGGGCTTTTGGGTTGACTACCACCTTTTTTATGGGGGGCGTGCAGCTTATCTTTTTGGGAATTATCGGTGAATACATCGCTCGCATTTATGATGAAGTCAAACAACGTCCTTACTATGTGATAAAACAACAAATTGGCTTTCAAGATGAACCAAATTTTAGAATTGATCGCTAG
- a CDS encoding YsnF/AvaK domain-containing protein — MNDQLRERGDNGGYAQTEGELPARLDNLKSQLVNFTVRDSEGQPLGRVMDLTIEPENQLNLIVSLVDDRPGRLVKVSSDLFEKIEYATNTVFVLLTRQHFAALPEYQTPAYSGEIDPSELPGEWVESVPSAGSSGTIALEQRSHQIDSQSSLADFKQIRKEVIASNIPLHEERLVVNRHKRKVGEVVVRKEIETRMIQVPIRREKLIVEQVSPEYKKLTEIILGEGDGYRLGSDEAPGITPTTASLMPQGQGTNRVSGEFHSPEIAARILEEISKRQPNGCVKVRVELVVEEERFRNTYQSWFDRYSTPQS; from the coding sequence ATGAATGATCAACTAAGGGAGAGAGGGGATAACGGGGGTTATGCTCAGACTGAGGGCGAACTTCCGGCTCGATTGGATAACCTCAAGAGTCAACTGGTCAATTTTACAGTTCGAGATTCCGAAGGGCAACCCCTGGGTCGAGTCATGGATTTAACCATAGAACCAGAGAACCAACTCAATTTAATTGTGTCCCTGGTAGACGATCGCCCGGGTCGGTTGGTGAAAGTGAGTAGCGATTTGTTTGAAAAAATAGAATATGCGACGAATACAGTTTTTGTCTTACTGACCCGACAACACTTTGCCGCCCTACCAGAATATCAAACCCCGGCTTACTCTGGCGAAATTGATCCATCGGAGTTACCGGGAGAGTGGGTAGAGTCTGTTCCCTCTGCTGGGAGTTCAGGGACGATCGCCCTTGAGCAGCGATCGCATCAAATCGATTCCCAGAGTTCTTTAGCGGACTTTAAGCAAATCCGCAAGGAAGTGATTGCCAGTAACATTCCCTTACACGAAGAACGATTAGTGGTGAATCGCCACAAGCGCAAAGTCGGTGAGGTGGTCGTCCGGAAAGAAATTGAAACTCGGATGATCCAAGTTCCCATCCGTCGGGAAAAGTTAATTGTTGAGCAAGTCAGTCCCGAGTATAAAAAACTCACGGAAATTATTTTAGGGGAGGGAGATGGGTATCGCCTAGGGTCCGATGAAGCGCCAGGAATTACGCCTACTACCGCGTCACTCATGCCGCAAGGGCAAGGAACGAACCGAGTTAGCGGAGAATTTCACTCTCCTGAAATTGCTGCTCGAATTTTAGAAGAAATTTCCAAGCGACAACCGAACGGTTGTGTAAAAGTGCGGGTTGAACTAGTGGTGGAAGAGGAACGGTTTCGCAATACCTATCAGTCTTGGTTTGATCGCTATTCTACGCCGCAATCGTGA